From the genome of Nicotiana tabacum cultivar K326 chromosome 17, ASM71507v2, whole genome shotgun sequence:
ctgcacattgcgtgcagatgttggctgttgttgttgctgtgctcgatggttgcgggacttgaagatgtacctgcattcctgttgtagctgcctcttgttcaggtagccttagatttataaaagctctgtttatgtattgttcaaacagactatgtatttatttcatttccgctttgtatactctattcttagaaactcataatttgtactaccagttcttagagattgtatatgattaagacctttattcacttaaattgctttaatagttattattggaattggatagttggtaattggcttacctaacgggttgggttaggtgtcatcacgactagttggattttgggtcgtgatagaattTTGTCGGGCTTGCATGTTTGTGCAGTCGTGCCGCGCCGTGAGGTTCCCTACATGGCGTGCCCGTATAAACTTCTTCACTTcgatttatttttttactttttaacatCCATACTTGGCCCTTGAACCCCGAACGCTATCGGTCTTTACTCTGTATCCTATTCTTCCTTGCGGATTCCCGATTTCTAAAGGAGTAGCGGTCCCTCTTGGCCGTTACAGAGTTCTTCTGCTCCCGAAATCGAAGGTCAACTGATTGAGGAGTTAGTAATTTAGTATTGATTCATGCAAAAATGCTGTTTTGAAGTCGGAGTAAGGAATTGTCTACCTCATCCCCGAGTTTAATTCATGAGGATTATACTTAAACTTCAAAGCTCTAACTTATTCATTCTAGTTTTAAACTTGCTTTCTATTGCGGAATCACATATTACAAGGAATACTACTCGTAACTAGagtgcaagtataaatcattgtCCATTAGTTTCAAACACAAATAAAATACAGTAGCTAGAGTGCAAAATGTAGCTAAAAACTAGTCTTTATACTCTACAATCAAAATGCAAAATACAAACGACACATATGAAAAGCACGAAATATCTTTTAATAACTATTACTATTACAATACACAATCAGATTAGAatcttaaatttatacatataatGGTGTCACATTAATTGGTGGTATCACCTGAAATCTAAACCATTGGTTTACTACATTGATGGTTATCACACTAAAAATGTGCTACATAGTTGAAGAGgtctcattattatttttcttttaagaaaaagatCAATCTAATTTTCCACACATCTCAGGAGATAACTTAGAGATAGAACACCCTTTGTTTTATTTTACAGAGTATACAATTAATTCACGCTctactttttaaaattaaatatatcaCCCATTAAATCATTAGTAAAATTAATGGAGGGAAACTTCTTCTTTATATTAGATCTTTTCGAAAATAAAATTCGAGTTATTTGTGGAATGCAACTTCATCTAAAATTAATATATAGATTCTTATAATTTAAATGAGATTACTATAATAATGAATTCCGTTAGCATGAAATATCAATTCTTTTTTATGGAAAAAGTCATGACAAATTTTATGCTGAAAGGAGTAGGAGATGCTATTCTGTAATATTTAGCACACTGAAGTTGGCACAGTAGTTCCTAGTCCTAGTCCTAGATAataaagaaaagggaagtgtTATATTTTCAGGATTGAGATTCGTAAAACATGTTACTAGTAGATTGTTCATAACAATTTTACTAATTTGCCTACAAATTTCATCTctaaaagataaataaaaaaaagtaatttttataatttatatgAAATTAACTCAATGATGAACTCCGTTAATATCGAAATATACTACTTTTTGTTGTAAAAGTCTTGACAATAAGGACAAAGAgcaatatttttaataaaaacttatttattacattaaatcaataaatacaaaatatattatttttcatacaACTTATTATTTAATTAGGATTAAGTTAGATGTGTCAGAAGTTGCCACTTCGTCATAACAGTTTTATTAATCTGCCTATGAATTTAAAAATCCGAATATTGCAAAACAAATAATAGTAGTTTTGACGAAAATTGtagtatatttttcttttcttcttttgaaaaaAAGCTAAAAATGGCATATCCACGAAATTTAATGTCAAATCAGGGTAAATTCTTGAAGTCACACAATTTCCCAAAAATCCCATATAGTGACCTCACCTAAATATTTACATTTACAGCTCCCAAAAATCCTAATAGGAAAAAAGGTGCGACAGTCACCTTACCACCCACTGTTTTGTTCTCTTTGGTTTTCCCTCTTTATACTTCTTTTGTTGGGTAGAGTATTTTTCTTGTTATTCAATACCCACCGGCCGGCTTCTTAAttcctattttttctttaatcaaaTATCGAATTTCAtaatttctctttctttcttgaaCCCATTAACATGCTGAATTAGAATTGTGGGAAATTCAATGAAAGGCTGTTTCAACTGATCCATTGATCAGGTGAGTTGAATTTTCCATTATCTTTATATATGTGTGATCATGGGTTTCGTTCAGATTCTctcttttgcttcttctttttaatattatatgggtattgggaattttagtgaattttggatagattttaaGGATTGATTAATTGGGTTCTGTTTTTGGATTGAAATGCCAACAAATTGATGTATTGAGAATTGGTATGTAAATGGAGATTGATTCAGATTTTCATCTGttggttttattttttagttattttttttaatggtGAATTGGTTGAGGTGATGACTGTTGACCCAGTTATGTTGACTTTGGGTCACCCGCGGAAATTCTTTTTATTAATCTGGTTTTGTCTGTAGCTTTTACATTAGTACAAACAGTAGATTTTCATTAAGATTTTAATCTGCTTGCTGATGTTAGATTAATTTAATTCCATTTTAGCATCTAAGGTTCATTCTGTGGATTCAATATTTGTTTATAACATTCTTGCACTGCCATTTATCCTGAAGATTCAGATTGTTTAGATTATTAAGTTTTATGTTTCAGTTGTGTAGTGGTAGAAGATGGCGACGTTAATTGCGAAACAACGACCATTGAGCAGTCAGAACGCCCCAAGAATGAGAAATCCGTCTAaggtttttaggaagagaaatttTATCCTAACTTGTGATGAAGAAAATCACGGAAAGGACAATGCAGCATCGCTGCTCAACGTTACAGAGTTCCCTAATAAGAAACCAAAGCTTTGTTCTGATAATGTCATCCCCCGTGGCAGAAGAACTATGACAGAGCGTGTTGGTGTTGTAATCAGGAAAGGGGTTCCGGAGGATGCACGTTTATCGGGTGGATTggaagagagaataaaaacagCACAAAAGCCAAAGAAGAACATGATCACGTCACATCAGAGGACCAAGACAATAGCTACTGGAAAGGAATCCGATGACTCACGTAGTAGAATGCATCATCGTTCAGCAAAGAAGGATTCAAGTTTTTTAAGTTGGGATGACTTCATCAGTGATGATGAAGAAGACGAGGAGTgcaaagaggaagaagatgaagagtATTGTCCAGGACCCTTAACGAAATCTAAGATGCCACTTGATGAAGAGTATTGTCTAGGACCCTTAACGAAATCTCAGATGTCACTTGATGAAGAGTATTGTCCAGGACCCTTAACGAAATCTCAGATGCCACTTGATGAAGCTTTGAATAGTTTAAGAAACTCAGAAAAGCTTTGGAGAACTTCCAAGCAGGAAAAAGTTCTTAAAAATGGACCTATGAGAAATAAAAGGAATGATAAAGTGAAAGACGAGCCTCTCGAGTGCAGGGACAGACTTAAACTTTCTACCTCCACAAAAAGCATTCTTCTAAGTGGAAATCCGCAGAGGAAAGGGATGCCTGATAAAGTAAATCTAGAACAATCTCTTGGAACTTCAAGCAAGAAGATGACTCAAAAAGGAGATAATACAATGAACAAGGTGGAATATGGAACTGGAGAAAAATGGGGCGCGTGCAAGAAAAAACCAAGTTTGTCCAAGGTTGGAAAGAAAATGCCGGGCACTCAAGAAATTGAAGGCTCAGGGAATAAAAGGGTGCCTGctaaattaaatggagaaaaatGTCTAGGAACGTCACGCAAGAAGAAGATTCCTAAGACAATGGACAAGGTGGATGAAAGTGAAGACGAGTGGGATGTGTGCAAGGAAAAGCCAAGTCTGTCCAAGGATGGAAAAAAGACGcaggaaattcatgaaaaagatgCAGAGAATAAAAGGATATCAGTAAGACGTGTTGCTGCCTCATTCAAGAGATACGGTCATGATTATTATGTTGGTGAGTGGGAAGATGATACTGAGGGGTATGAGGTTTTGCCAATAAGCAATGGACATCATATACCAAGTAACACAAGAAGCCAGAGAATTGATGTTTCACATGATCTGAAACCAAAAGATAGTCcaaaagatattaaaaaaaattcagtaAAGTTGTCTGCTTGTAGTTCATCGCCTTCCTCCTCGTCGTCCTCTGGTTCAAAAATTTCAAGAAGTGGAATAGATAGATCTACAAACATGAAGGTCAAGCTCTTTTTATTCATTCATCTTGTAGATTAAATGgaatttcttctccttttctttgaaCTCTTTCAGATGATGACACTTCTCTGTTGAATCATATGCAGGTGAATTTTCAGCCTCCAAAGTGTCATCAATGCAGAAGAAGTGATAGAAGAACTGTTGTTCCTTGTATGAAGTGCAAGAAGAAATTATACTGTATCCAGTGCATCAGGGAATGGTAAATGTCCAATGTGTATCTCTTATCTTGGTGATTGTTCAAATGCTTAAAGATTTCCTTTTAGTATTGCATGAAATTTTAACACCATTTTAAGcttcctgctaattatttttgATGAACAGGTATCCTGAATTGGAAGAAGAGGAAGTTTCAGAGGTTTGTCCATATTGTCGTGGAAAATGTAATTGCAACCTGTGCTTACACTCAAGTGGCACACTTAAGGTTTGTCTTTTCCTTAAATCAAATAAAATGAGCTTGTCGCTTTATCTTCTACTTACGGCTGAATATTTCTTTCCTTGAAGACATCAAGATGGGATCTCACCGATCGTGAAAAGATTGAGCATTTGCACTATTTGATTATCGAACTCCTCCCCTTTCTGAAAGAAATTCATCAGGAACAAATCCAGGAGATAGAGATGGAGTCTTCTATTCGTGGTATGTCTCTTagtttaaaaaaacaaaagattGAGTCCGACGAATTGTACATTGATACAGTTTTTTATCACAGGGGTATCTTCATCTTCAGTTGAAATTAAACAGTCACTTTATCAAAATGATGAGCGAGTTTACTGGTAATATACTTTTTTCCTGCTATTATGAAATGTTATGTTTGCAGTCCTTATTTTTGGAGGTTTTATACTTAATGATTTTATTGGCCTTGGAGCAGCAACAACTGTTCAACTTCAATAATCGATCTTCATCGAAGTTGCCCAAGTTGCTCATATGAGCTCTGTCTAAGTTGCTGCCAAGAGCTGCGGGAAGGCAAATTTCCGGGAAATAGTGATGAAGCAGTTTTCCAGTATTTAGACAGAGGCTATGATTACATGCACGGTGGAGATCTACTGCATGAAAATTTCCATAATATGAAAATTTCACAGGACCAGAAAAAACCAATTACTTGGATTGCTAATTATGATGGTAATATCATGTGTGCTCCTGTAGAAATGGGTGGATGTGGAAATTGTATTTTAGATCTGAAGCATCTGTTGCCGAAAAACTGGATCTCAACTTTGCAAGCAAAAGCGGAAAGAATTCTGATCCAATGCAATTTTGCCCAGATAATTTCTCAGCCAATTTGCACAACTGATGACCCTGAACTGTTACACAAAGCGGCTTCTAGGGTTGGTTCAGATGATAACTGCTTGTATTCCCCTACTGCAAAGGACGCTATGAAGGATGATGCACTTTTACACTTTCGCAGACACTGGGCCAAGGGTGAACCGGTGATAGTACGAGATGTTCTTGAGCACACAAGCGGTTTAAGCTGGGAACCAATGGTTATGTGGCGTGCATTATGTGAGAGCACTGATTCAAAGATCCTTACAAGTATGTCAGAAGTAAAGGCTATCGACTGCCTGGCTGGTTGTCAGGTTCTTTCTCATATCTTCTGCATTTTCTACCTCGTGCACAGAATTAGTACTTACCATATTCCGCTTAAtcctttcctttcttttccttttggcaATAAGTATTTTTTCTTCATATTAAAATAGTTGCTTCTTGAATAGCCTCAACTTGTTATTAGAATATAACTATCTGCCATTGTGCTAATGATTAAATTATGTAAAACTTTTGCAGGTTGAGATCAATACTCGAAAGTTTTTTAAAGGCTATACAGAGGGCAGAACATACAAAAATCTCTGGCCTGAAATGCTCAAACTTAAAGACTGGCCACCATCTGACAAGTTTGAGGATCTCTTGCCTCGCCACTGTGATGAGTTTATCAGTGCTTTGCCATTCCAGGAGTACACAGATCCAAGGATAGGTATTCTGAATCTTGCCGTTAAATTACCAACAGGTGTCTTAAAACCTGACTTGGGTCCAAAGACATACATTGCGTATGGTATGACGAAAGAACTTGGAAGAGGGGATTCGGTGACAAAGCTTCACTGCGATATGTCAGATGCGGTATGGTTTCAACAGGACGTTTAGTTCCTTCATGTGTCTTTTTCACTTTATTTTCATATCATTACCACCCCTTTGATTTATGTACTCTCTAGATCTAATTATCACGCGGTCTGTCCGTGCTGGCTTGTGGAATAGCACTGCTTAATACTTCAAAATCACAATTTGGAGGATATTCCTTCAGATTACTTCCAAAATCTGGAACCTCGTCGACAAGGACCTTGGCAAGGTGTCTGAAAAGTATTAAATAGCTGTTTAAAAATGGGAATGAAAACTGACATTTAATTCCAAAATATAGCAACTTATTCAGCCAATCTTCTGCCTTATGTTGTCTAGTGAGACTCATTAACCTCATGGCTACTCTATAATAAGTTTGATATGAGAATGACCTACAGTACATGCTGATCCATATCCTACAATCCAGTTTTATGTTTAATCTCACATTATTTGGAGCTTTCTTGCTTCTCCCAGTTCTGGATTGTGTTAATGCATTACCTGCTATTAATTCCCTTTGTTACTTTTTCCGTGCTTATTTGATGACAAGCTGATGTTTTTGAAATTCGAAATGCTCAGATAAATATTTTGACACACACAGCAGAGATGGCTGTAAGTGATGAGCAGCAGTCTGCAATTGAGAGTTTGAAACAGAAGCATAGAGCTCAAGATGAAAGAGAGTGCCTCGAGCATGATGGCAACGAATATCCTATGAAGATATCTAGTGGGATCAGAAGGGAGGAGAAAACACCTGAGACGACTGGAGGTGCCTTGTGGGACATCTTCAGAAGGGAAGACGTACCCAAGTTGGAGGAGTATCTTTTAAAGCACGCAAAAGAATTTAGGCACACTTACTGTTGTCCTGTTGATCAGGTTTTTCACCCGATCCACGATCAAACCTTCTACTTAACTTTGGAGCACAAGAGAAAACTAAAGGAAGAATTTGGTAAGTAATTTACCTTGCTCTTTATCTTTGCTCAAGAATCAGAGAAACACATTTTTGTAAATAAACCTACGATgtcaatttttaatattttagggaTTGAGCCTTGGACCTTTGAGCAAAGACTTGGAGAGGCAGTTTTCATTCCTGCAGGATGCCCTCACCAAGTGCGTAATCTCAAGGTAAAAATTCATATTTCCCTACTAGTtttattttccatgaaaatccagAAGTTCCTCAAGTAACCATATCGTTTTCAACTTTCCAGTCGTGTACCAAAGTTGCTGCCGATTTTGTTTCTCCTGAAAACATTCAAGAATGCCTCCGCCTCACAGCGGAGTTTAGGAAATTGCCAAGAGGCCACAAGGTCAGAGAAGACAAACTAGAGGTACCATATCAAAATGCTTTATCTTAATCTGGCGGTTAAGCCTCCATTGTCTACTAACTTATTTCATCCTTTGATGGAACAGATAAAGAAAATGATTATTCATGCAATCAACCAAGTTGTCACAGATTTGGAGCAGCTTACATACATAGTTTAGAGAATTAGCAGTATAAACTTTTGCCTTTTGCTTAACAATTTTCTTTAGCAGCAGTAGCAATCTGTCAACAGTTGGTATTGCTGCTGCTAATGGCCTCGAGTGTTCTTTTAGCTGTTAGGCCATGGACAATTATGATACACATCTCTTGCAGCTTAGGTCCTCTTCACCATTGTTGCATGTAGAAGATAAATGTTAAAGGGACATTCTTTTTTCTATCATACTCCTGCAATAAAGGCAGTTGTTGACTCCTGCAATAAAGGCAGCTTAGTGCGTAGCGGGAGCTTagttgagccgagggtctttcggaaacagcctctctactccctcggggtaggggtaaggtctgcgtacacactaccctccccaaaccccactagtgggatttcactgggtcgttgttgttgttgactcTTGCAATAAAGGCAGCATagtgcatagcgggagcttagtgcaccggactgctCTTTACTCGTGCAATAAAGGCAGCTTCTCCGGAATAGTGAAGAGCAGCGTAGTATAACCAATTTTTTAACGTGTATATAACTGTTTTATGGAATATAATATGAAATTTCATGCAAATACTCTTTCTAGTAGTGCTCAAGTTATCTCTTTTAGGAATTGTTGAACTACGACGTGTTTAGATATATCAAACAATAGGGTGTGAAACCAAACAAGTATATCAACAGTACTTAGTTTGCTAAGAGGATTTGCTATTTAGTTGGTAGAATTTTTTTAAGGGAAAAGGACACTAAGTACAAAATAATTCCTGGATAGAACAAATGTACTAAAAGAGAAGAATAAACCATTTCAACAAATATTCTCAACGTTCTGAATCCACATCACGTGTTCTAAATTATGAAAATCGACCATTGAATTGCTATGAGTCAATTTAGATATATTAGGCTTTGTAGCTATAACTCAATTATAGTTATTTTATCCATAAGTGCCTACTATAAACTAAGTCTGAACTCTGAAGCATCATGTGAATTGTGGTTCTAAAAttggtcaaaatttaaaattacaagtgGTAAGGTTTCCGATATCACTTTCAATTTCTCTCCTAATAcgaataatatattttttatatcaaGTGGAGTCCAAACAAGTCATAGCAATAAAGATAAAATGTGGAtgttaaaataaaatagttttcaAGTTAAGAATTATCTCATTCTTTTTGGAATATGCTAAAAAAGAAAGAATGTCGCAAAAAATGAGAACATCTAAGTATTTTCGGTTTCACCCCATGTGCAAGCAACTAAAGTTAACTCACTTGATCTTTGCAGATGATCTTATGATCTTCTGAAAAGGCAATCTGGCATCACTTAATAGGGTGGTAGAAGCTTTGAATCACTTTAGTGAGGCATCATGATTAATTGCTAACCAAGACAAGATAAATCCAATATTTTCATTGCTAGGGTGGATGACTTAACAAAGGAGCAGTTATTAGCAAAAACAGGTTTTACTCAAGGTTCCTTCCCAACTAGATATCTTGGACTTCCCCTTTCATCTAAGAAATGGAATAAATTGGATTGATGTCAGTTGGTAGACAGAATAACCAGCAGGATAAAAACTTGATACTCTAAGCAGCTGTCATATGCAGGCAGATTGCAGGTGGTAAATTCTGTGATGTTCTCCATCTACAACTTCTGAAGCTCTGTATTCATCCTACCTCAGGTTGTGGTAAAAAAGGTTGACAACATATGTAGGGACTACCTTTGGGGGAGTATTGAAAACAAGAGGAAACTGGCCTTAGTGGCATGGGAAAGAGTATGTTTTCCTAAGAAATTTGGTGGGCTGAATGTTAAAGGAAGTAAACTATGGAATGTGGCATCAGTGGGGAAATTATTATGGCAGCTACTCAATAACAAAGAAGCTCTATGGGTGAAGTGGGTGCACGGACTATATATGAAAACTGATACTAACATTTGGACTCATAAGATACCAACTGATTGTAGTTGGTATTGGAAGAAGATTAACTCTTTAAAGGAGGATATGAATAGATAATATGAACAAGGAGTGTACAACTTGGAAAGGGGTGATGGTTACTCAATAACTAGGAGTTATATTGCACTGCTAGGGGAAATGCAAACACGGCATATAGCAAATTTGATATGGAGTAGTGTAGCACAGCCAAAACAAAGGTTTTTTGTGTGGCCGAGAGCTCAAAGGAGACTACTAACAAAGAAAAGGCTGGTGAAGTTGCAGATTCATGTAGACAATGTGGAGTGTTGTTTATGTGATGAATAAAAAACTGAAACAAGTCAGCATTTATTTGTAGAATGCAACTGGATAAAGAATGTTCGTGCTGAGATGCTGAGATGGCTTGGTGTACAATTGCAAGAAGGAGACATAGCGAGCACaatgaataacatcaaaaagaagaaatggaAACAGTTAAAGAAAGAAAGAGTTGCATCAACAATGGGAGTTGACTTCTATCATATATGAAAGGCAAGAAATTGAAAGAACTTTAAAGGAGCTAATGTAAATAGTGCAGATACTACAGAACAGATTAAGCAGGAAACATTAGTTAGATTAAGTAATATTCATAAGTCAAGGCAAATAGCTGTAGGGAATTCTTGAGGAATATCATTGATGTATAGATAGTGTTGAGATGGAGCATTCATAGAACCTTTGAGGAGGTGATTATGATGTAAAATGCTTAATATGTATAATCATTTGGTTGATCAATGATAATATTCACAatgttaccaaaaaaaaaaaagtatttattaGGCATGATGCTTaagatttttttataaaaaaatttggTCTAAAGCACGTCCCAATGTGCATTTGTGTAGCTAAAACTCGTTAAAAGCAAACTGATATTTAAAGTTAGATCGTTTTGAAAATAGAAATTTATTATTCATTGagattggaaaaaaaaaagtatgATACAGAAAATGGGACGAAGAAAATGCCTATTACGTACATATTT
Proteins encoded in this window:
- the LOC107820201 gene encoding lysine-specific demethylase JMJ26-like — encoded protein: MATLIAKQRPLSSQNAPRMRNPSKVFRKRNFILTCDEENHGKDNAASLLNVTEFPNKKPKLCSDNVIPRGRRTMTERVGVVIRKGVPEDARLSGGLEERIKTAQKPKKNMITSHQRTKTIATGKESDDSRSRMHHRSAKKDSSFLSWDDFISDDEEDEECKEEEDEEYCPGPLTKSKMPLDEEYCLGPLTKSQMSLDEEYCPGPLTKSQMPLDEALNSLRNSEKLWRTSKQEKVLKNGPMRNKRNDKVKDEPLECRDRLKLSTSTKSILLSGNPQRKGMPDKVNLEQSLGTSSKKMTQKGDNTMNKVEYGTGEKWGACKKKPSLSKVGKKMPGTQEIEGSGNKRVPAKLNGEKCLGTSRKKKIPKTMDKVDESEDEWDVCKEKPSLSKDGKKTQEIHEKDAENKRISVRRVAASFKRYGHDYYVGEWEDDTEGYEVLPISNGHHIPSNTRSQRIDVSHDLKPKDSPKDIKKNSVKLSACSSSPSSSSSSGSKISRSGIDRSTNMKVNFQPPKCHQCRRSDRRTVVPCMKCKKKLYCIQCIREWYPELEEEEVSEVCPYCRGKCNCNLCLHSSGTLKTSRWDLTDREKIEHLHYLIIELLPFLKEIHQEQIQEIEMESSIRGVSSSSVEIKQSLYQNDERVYCNNCSTSIIDLHRSCPSCSYELCLSCCQELREGKFPGNSDEAVFQYLDRGYDYMHGGDLLHENFHNMKISQDQKKPITWIANYDGNIMCAPVEMGGCGNCILDLKHLLPKNWISTLQAKAERILIQCNFAQIISQPICTTDDPELLHKAASRVGSDDNCLYSPTAKDAMKDDALLHFRRHWAKGEPVIVRDVLEHTSGLSWEPMVMWRALCESTDSKILTSMSEVKAIDCLAGCQVEINTRKFFKGYTEGRTYKNLWPEMLKLKDWPPSDKFEDLLPRHCDEFISALPFQEYTDPRIGILNLAVKLPTGVLKPDLGPKTYIAYGMTKELGRGDSVTKLHCDMSDAINILTHTAEMAVSDEQQSAIESLKQKHRAQDERECLEHDGNEYPMKISSGIRREEKTPETTGGALWDIFRREDVPKLEEYLLKHAKEFRHTYCCPVDQVFHPIHDQTFYLTLEHKRKLKEEFGIEPWTFEQRLGEAVFIPAGCPHQVRNLKSCTKVAADFVSPENIQECLRLTAEFRKLPRGHKVREDKLEIKKMIIHAINQVVTDLEQLTYIV